A stretch of the Equus caballus isolate H_3958 breed thoroughbred chromosome X, TB-T2T, whole genome shotgun sequence genome encodes the following:
- the COX7B gene encoding cytochrome c oxidase subunit 7B, mitochondrial: protein MFPLAKNALSRLPVRGIQQTVARQSHHKRTPDFHDKYGNAVLASGATFCIAVWAYTATQIGIEWNLSPVGRVTPKEWRDQ, encoded by the exons ATGTTTCCCTTGGCCAAAAACGCACTAAGTCGTCTCCCAG ttcgAGGAATTCAGCAAACAGTGGCAAGGCAGAGCCACCACAAACGGACACCTGATTTCCATGACAAATATGGTAATGCGGTATTAGCTAGTGGAGCCACTTTTTGTATTGCTGTATGGGCATAT ACAGCAACACAAATTGGAATAGAATGGAACCTGTCCCCTGTTGGGAGAGTCACCCCAAAGGAATGGAGAGACCAGTAA